A genomic region of Saccopteryx bilineata isolate mSacBil1 chromosome 1, mSacBil1_pri_phased_curated, whole genome shotgun sequence contains the following coding sequences:
- the KCNK17 gene encoding potassium channel subfamily K member 17: MVPRSGLPVSSALCRPRARAAPEGKAQGCAVPGTVLLLLAYLAYLALGTGVFWMLESPAARDSSAKFQRDKWELLRNFTCLDGPALDSLIRGIVQAYQSGDIVLGNTTSMGRWEIIGSFFFSVSTITTIGYGNLSPHTMAARLFCIFFALVGIPLNLVVLNHLGRLMQQGVHRCALRLGGVGQDPARARWLVGSGALLSGLLLFLLLPPLLFSHMEGWSYVEGFYFSFITLSTVGFGDYVIGMDPSRRYPLWYKNTVSLWILFGMAWLALIIKLILSLMETPGRSYSCYHHSSRRDFKPRR, from the exons ATGGTTCCCCGCTCCGGCCTCCCGGTCTCTTCTGCCCTGTGCAGACCGCGAGCCCGGGCGGCGCCCGAGGGCAAAGCTCAGGGCTGCGCGGTGCCGGGAACCGTGCTCCTGCTACTCGCCTACTTGGCTTACCTGGCCCTGGGCACCGGCGTGTTCTGGATGCTGGAGAGCCCCGCGGCGCGGGACTCCAGCGCCAAATTCCAGCGCGACAAGTGGGAGCTGCTGCGGAACTTCACGTGTCTGGACGGCCCAGCGCTGGACTCGCTGATCCGG GGCATCGTCCAAGCGTACCAAAGTGGGGACATCGTCCTGGGGAACACCACCAGCATGGGCCGCTGGGAGATCATtggctccttcttcttttccgtgtccaccatcaccaccatcg GCTATGGCAACCTGAGCCCCCACACGATGGCCGCCCGCCTCTTCTGCATCTTCTTCGCTCTGGTGGGGATCCCACTCAACCTCGTCGTGCTCAACCACCTGGGGCGCCTCATGCAGCAGGGTGTGCACCGCTGTGCCCTCAGGCTGGGGGGCGTCGGGCAG GACCCGGCCAGGGCCCGCTGGCTGGTGGGCTCCGGGGCCCTGCTCTCGGGCCTGCTGCTCTTCCTGCTGCTGCCCCCGCTGCTCTTCTCCCACATGGAGGGCTGGAGCTACGTGGAGGGCTTCTACTTCTCCTTCATCACGCTCAGCACCGTGGGCTTCGGCGACTACGTGATTG GGATGGACCCCTCCCGGAGGTACCCCCTGTGGTACAAGAACACAGTGTCCCTGTGGATCCTGTTTGGGATGGCGTGGTTGGCCTTGATCATCAAACTGATCCTCTCCCTGATGGAGACCCCAGGGCGATCGTATTCCTGCTACCATCACAGCTCCAGGAGGGACTTCAAGCCCCGACGCTGA
- the KCNK16 gene encoding potassium channel subfamily K member 16 codes for MPRAGLCVCWGGRVLPLLLVYVCYLLLGATVFQLLEKQAEAQSRDQFQFEKLRFLENYTCLDQRALEQFVQVIMEAWLKGVNPKGNSTNPSNWDFGSSFFFAGTVVTTIGYGNLAPSTEAGQVFCVFYALVGIPLNVVFLNHLGTGLRGHLTTLERWGDQPRRSQLLQILGLALFLTLGTLIVLVFPPMVFSHVEGWSLGEGFYFAFITLSTIGFGDYVVGTDPSKHYISVYRSLAAIWILLGLAWLALVLPLGPLLLHRCSQLWLLSRGLGLKTEGAPETSGLPRPQKLPFSA; via the exons ATGCCCCGCGCGGGGCTCTGCGTCTGCTGGGGGGGCCGGGTGCTGCCCCTGCTGCTGGTCTATGTCTGCTACCTGCTGCTGGGCGCCACGGTCTTCCAGCTGCTGGAGAAGCAGGCGGAGGCGCAGTCCAGGGACCAGTTTCAGTTTGAGAAGCTGCGCTTCCTGGAGAACTACACCTGCCTGGACCAGCGGGCCCTGGAGCAGTTTGTGCAG GTCATCATGGAAGCCTGGCTGAAGGGCGTGAACCCCAAAGGCAACTCCACCAACCCCAGCAACTGGGACTTCGGCAGCAGTTTCTTCTTCGCAGGCACGGTCGTCACCACCATCG GATATGGGAACCTGGCACCCAGCACGGAGGCCGGCCAGGTCTTCTGTGTCTTCtacgccctggtgggcatcccaCTTAACGTGGTCTTCCTCAACCACCTGGGCACAGGGCTGCGTGGCCATCTGACCACCCTCGAGAGGTGGGGGGACCAGCCCAGACGCTCCCAG cTACTGCAGATCCTGGGCCTGGCTCTGTTCTTGACCCTGGGGACCCTGATCGTCCTGGTCTTCCCGCCCATGGTCTTCAGCCACGTGGAGGGCTGGAGCCTCGGCGAGGGTTTCTACTTTGCCTTCATCACTCTCAGCACCATCGGCTTCGGGGACTATGTTGTTG GCACAGACCCCAGCAAGCATTACATCTCGGTGTACCGAAGCCTGGCGGCCATCTGGATCCTCCTGGGCCTGGCGTGGCTGGCGCTGGTCCTCCCGTTAGGTCCCCTGCTTCTGCACCGGTGCTCACAGCTCTGGCTTCTCAGCAGGGGCCTTGGCCTCAAGACAGAGGGAGCCCCCGAGACCAGTGGGCTCCCTAGACCTCAGAAGCTCCCCTTCTCTGCATGA